The window tctcgttctgTTCCTCACGAAGCCCTCACCGCCGCCGTGCCCGCCCTCCCCCCCGCGTCGCCGGCCGGAACTGCTCTTCCGCGTACAGATCCGGCCTTCCCAGGCCTTGTCCCTACGATTCCCGTACTCGCCGCCGCCGTTACCGCCGTAAGGGAGGAGcagcgcacccccacgccaatgacGGCCGAGACGCCCTCCCGAGCAGGAGCAGCATCCCGGCGGCCGAGCCCCCTCCGCCAAACCTCAACGTGAGCTCCATTGCCTTCTTCACTATGTTCTGCATGGTAGTTAGCATTTTTGGGTCCTATAGGTTGTACTGTTGATGCAAATTGGGTGCTATGGCTGCTGAATGTGTAAATGTTTTGTTAGCTGTATAGTGCTATATGTGTGAAAGCAACGTATGTGTGCACTAGGTTGCTGATGAATGTGCAATTTTTATTCGTACTGCTGAATGTGCTATATGTGTGAAAGCAACGTATATGTGTGCAAAAATTTTGGTGGCTATGTGTGCATCAATTCTGCCATGTGTGTAGTAGGTTGCTGCTGAATGTGAGAAGCCAAGTTCAGAAGCCGAATCCGGGAAGTTTTAGAGAAGTGGAGATCAGAACAGGCCTTAGGCACTCTGAGTCCTGACTCCCTTGCCAACCTGAGCGCTGCCAACATATTAAGCCGTGCACAGTTTTCGATGGCACTCGCACCACGACCACTGGCCACCACAGTTTTCGGCTGCCGGATGATGGCGGTCGTTCTGCAGGCCGCAGCCTTGACTTGCGTTGTGCTCGCAGGCAACCTCTGGTTCTCGACATTCATGTATGCTACTATATCACCTCTCTGGCTTCTTCTAGCTATCTGTTCAACCAACACCACTTTGTCATGCAGATTCCTCAAGGCTATCCTGGCGGCGGAGCTGGCCTTGAATGCGGCGCGACTGATCTACGACGCGGCGCAGGTCTTCTTCCAGAAACCGCTGCCGGCCTTCCGCTGTGAGATGATGGGGCTTGTCGCCGCTGACTGGGTACCGTATAGTAGCATCCTTTTTCATGCTCGCCGGCTCACGCAACCATATCTGTCAACCtacgtgtgtgtgcatgcatggattGCAGGTGATTATGCTCCTCCTTTTCGCTGCTGGGTCGAGCTCCCTCGCTGTGGAGGACTTCGTCGAGAACAACATGAGGCGTTGCGCGTTGCTGCAGCCCGGGACGTGCGAGCGGTACAAGGCCGCCGGCGTACTTACCCTGCTGGCGTGGGCTTTCACTGTCCCGGTGGCCTGCGTTATGCTCCGTCTGCAAAGGATCTGGGATGAAGACGCCGCCGCCACTGATGCATGATGGGCGGTCAACTTCTACCTAAGAAAGTAAGCATGAGAGATTTATTTGATACTAGTACTTAGTAAATAGTTTAGTTTGGCTACTATCGCTACGACGTCACCATGTGTACGTACGTGTAGACGTACTACCCCCTATGATTATGACTAGGAaacatgcccatgcgttgcaacgggaaagaaAAAACCTGTTGTTGCCGCCACCGCCCGCTCTGCCTGTCACTTCGGCCAGGCCACAGGGTACACATGCGCCAGGCCCAGCAGAGCCATTGGCCTTCGTCTCCCTCAGGTGGGAGTAGAGAAAGCATATGAAGAAGGATAAACTTGTGGAATTAGTCCGGATGCAGATATGCGGTGCCCATTCGATCATCCACTCCTAATACCGATGACACCTATGCATGACGCAACCTTTCATAATGATAGGTATATAATGCAATTACTCTAAATTGTGTGCATTTCAAATCTTCCAATTTAAGGTTTTATACATTTTTCATAATCTTCCGGATGTAAAACTCACTTATTTTTGAATTAACTCCTTTTAAATACAAAACTTGATTTTGAAATTTGAAGAAGAGAAGCTATACTAAAAATTGCTAGAAATACTTCAGAATGTATTATTATGGTGTTGCATTGAACCAGGAAACCCTTATGAGAATTTCCTATATTTTATGTTGAATTTTGAACCTCCAAATAACTTAGATACATGATTTGTTGATTTGAAGCACAATACATATATAAAAAGGAAATAGACCCATTGTTACCTGTTTGCCCCAAAAGTAGCCATCGATCTAAAATCCATGAGAAAAAGATCCTGCCTCCATTAATAAAATTATCCCAATTTAAAATCCATGAAAAAAAATCTTGCatccataaataaataaataaaaattctcCCAGACCCCTCCTTTTCACAGGCAGCAGCTCGACCAGCGCTAACATTGACCCCCGGGCCCCAACCCAGAGCGCCGTAGCCACGTGGTGCGCACGAGGTCCCTTTCTCTCAAGGCGAAAAGAGCTTTATTTATCAACTGGTAACATGAGTTTTACAATCAAGGATTACAGGctctctaagagcatctccaacaggcgcgctatAAACGCACCGCGTGGAAAAAGTAGTGGTTTTAGCGCGCGCGCTACCGTTCCCGGCGCTCCAGCGGACGCGCAAAAACCGCGCGCGCGgcatatctataatacctaaatagttcatccccactatgctatttttcttgacatgcagcctatccacctcagCAGCCCTGCCACATCAACATTTCATTACTCGCTTACAGATGGGTCCGACCACCACAGCAGCCCTGCCACATCAACTTCTGTTACTGCTTAACCGGCGAACATAACtatctctctctctgcctcccttGATAGAACCGGCCATCTCCCTGTCTTTAACGCTGTTCTTTCCTATCCCCACTAAATTATTACGCCTCTTCCTTCTCCACTTTGCTCCCCTGGCTCTTCCTTCTCCATTTAATCCCCTCGCCTGCCTTCTCCATTGTCGATCCACTTAGAAGAGAGATAGATCTCAAGTGCACTTTGTCTTCCCTGGCACACTTGCCCGCACACTCCACCAAAATCAGACGCAAAAAAGGGAGATCCAATCCAAAGGAAGAAGAATGGTGATGGATCTGACATTAGTTGGCTGGGTAGTACACACCGAGGAGGGACGCATCAATTGGCTCCCGTACAGTTCGTGTGGCAGGGCGCTTCTCTCTCCTCCGTGTGCTCTTTTTCCCCACTACTTGCACCAGATCAAGGAAAGAAGCAAGGCCACTTGATATTGTTTCGTTCCACCAAGTCAACTTGATATTGTGGGGAGTAATTTCTCTTCCCCATTAGTTCCTCCTCCCGGGTCGGGTCTTTCCTCATGGGTCGTGGTGAATGTGTGCTATCTCTAAACTCAGTCTCCGGGAAATTAGATGGCCGACAAGCGATGGCTCGATGTGTGGTGAATTGATGACAGTTCTCCATTCTCTATTCTTTTTTTGTATTATTAATGATTAATTTAGACCTTAGTTCGTCTTCAACAGAAAGTCGGAAACAGTACTGCTTCAGCCTTGATGATGTTTATTGGTATATGGTTGTATTAGTAAGGAGGGGTATCTGAGTATCTCTTCAATCAGTCGTGTTAGAACTGGACTGTACAGGAGTGCTTGCAGGGGAAAATCAGTCGTGTGCAACTGGAATCTCGGTTTGTCTTTGATCGCTTATTCTGTAGTATTCCCTTGGATGAACTACAGTACACATTAATTCATTTCAGTTATCAATTATTATCACTCTGCTTCATAAGCTATCTAACTGGTATTTGTTTACTTGCCAAATTACTATTTGTATATGTATATTCAGGGAGATGAGGTGTTCTCTTTCTTTTGCAATACTACGAGGATGGCACATTCAGTTCAGATATGCCACTTGGCAGAAACACTTTCTTTACAGTTTTTGTACTAATTTTTGTGATGAAACATATCATGTTTGTTCTCTTATTTTTGGCTGAAAATCAATTGAGAACATGCTAATTCCATAATCATCGTGTATCATTCCAGCATGCTACGAAGGATACTACCCAGTTGGTATATGCAACTCCCATAAAATGCAAGAGAAATGTACTTTTGGTAGTTCTAGTCACTTGGGAGCTTATTTTATTCTAAGGTGAAAAAAGGCCCGTCACTTTCTTCTGAATCAAGTATCATATCAGGTTGCTTACCTACATGTTTTGCCCAACACTGGAAACAATAGATTTATGCTTTGTTTCTCTGGAAAGTTACTATGGATTGGGTTGGATATATATATGGATTGGTAGTGTTGAATCATTATGCAATTCATGACTTGATTTATCTTGCC is drawn from Triticum dicoccoides isolate Atlit2015 ecotype Zavitan chromosome 6B, WEW_v2.0, whole genome shotgun sequence and contains these coding sequences:
- the LOC119325476 gene encoding CASP-like protein 5A2 isoform X1 translates to MALAPRPLATTVFGCRMMAVVLQAAALTCVVLAGNLWFSTFIFLKAILAAELALNAARLIYDAAQVFFQKPLPAFRCEMMGLVAADWVIMLLLFAAGSSSLAVEDFVENNMRRCALLQPGTCERYKAAGVLTLLAWAFTVPVACVMLRLQRIWDEDAAATDA
- the LOC119325476 gene encoding uncharacterized protein LOC119325476 isoform X2 → MTAETPSRAGAASRRPSPLRQTSTFLKAILAAELALNAARLIYDAAQVFFQKPLPAFRCEMMGLVAADWVIMLLLFAAGSSSLAVEDFVENNMRRCALLQPGTCERYKAAGVLTLLAWAFTVPVACVMLRLQRIWDEDAAATDA